Genomic DNA from Apium graveolens cultivar Ventura unplaced genomic scaffold, ASM990537v1 ctg5394, whole genome shotgun sequence:
CCATAACTAAAACCACTACCTCCGAATATTACCGAACATACAACGagtgctaccactaaagctaccagcaatgccaccaccaatgcttTCACTTAAGCTACCACGAATGCTACCACCCTTGACACAATTAAGACTAACAGATATACCACGAATGCTGAAACTATATATACCACCAATGCTGAGACTATATATACCACCAATGCTGAAACTATGACAACTAGCCATGTCACTACTAAAGCTACCAGCAATgttaccaccaatgccaccaccaattgtaccacctgtaataccataattaatgTGGCCACCAATGGAAATGCTTAAACTACCACGAACTTTAACACCAACACCAACAATACCACCACCAATTATCCGACCAAAAATACCACTTCCAATACCGCCAATTGCACTAACAAGAGCACTACAACCAATGTCATCATCAATGCcaccaaatccactactaatattatcgtcTCTAGTACCACCAAtataaccactaaagatgctagtcatgctacCCCCAATGTCACTACTAAGACTACctaatataccaccaatgctaccaccgtTGATGCCAtaattaaagttaccaccaatgatactacttaagttagcacgaacttcaccaccacaaattccactactaagactatgaggctgaaaatggtgagcGTACGAAATATAAGTTTACCCACCTGTTCAAGTattgaaatataagtttttacaaAACTATAATTTGTCCCAGACAGAGCctacatctttatcaagtaagaaaCCTCATTTTCAACTATGTATCCGGTAATGTAAAGTTAAATAGTGATTACTGCTAGATTCAAGAAAAATCATAACTATATACTTTTTGAATAGTTACTGATCTATTACATCAATAGAaggttctagtgaggctgaaaatggtgagcCTACGTGTTCTTGTATTGATATATAAGTTTTTACAGCACTATAATTTGTCACAAACAGAGCCTACATCTTTataagtaagaaatctcattttcaaccatgtgtcaGGTAATATAAAGGTAAATAGTGATGAGGGCTTCACTTGTACTATGtgcatatatatttattttatatatttgcATAGTAAAGTATAAAGAagaacaaagaaagcttacacTAGTAgtttgatgaagaggagaaacataagggacttggagcattttcttcattgtttgtggaacttgttgcaaatagcaAGAAAAATAAAATTCCTCTACATATGTCTCTGAAAAAAGGTaacacataaacataaaataaatttaatagtataattaaacaaatatgaagataaaatataaataatatatggGCTTCTTagctataaattttcattttttagtatatcatgtatttgattataaTTGCTAAAATCATGTGCATCTCCCTTATTTTTATAGATCGGCACTACCATGCTAAGCCTCCATTCCTGCGGTATGACACTAGTCCAAAGTATATTGTGGAATAACCTCGTTATCCATTTCTCTCCCTCTTCACCCAAATACAACCATACCTCTATAGGTATTTGATCTGGCCCTGTAGCTTTACCTCTCCCCATCTTAGGTAATGCTCCCTTAACTTTGGCTCTGCTCATAGAAGGCTGAACACCAAAGTCAAAGTCAGACGCACTATCTGATCCTATCACCCTAACACCAATTCTCTCCTCATTAAATAACTCCTTGAAATAGTTATGCCATCTATTCCGAATATCCTTATCCTTCACTAGCACGTATCCATTAACATCCTTTATACACTTAACAAAACCTAAATCTCTCCTCCTCCTTTCTCTAACCTTTGTCAATCTATAAATACCATTTTGACCCTCTTTTGTACCAAGGTGATTATACATAGCCTCGTACGCCTTTGATTTTGCCTCCGCTACTATCTTTTTAGCCATACGTCTAGCTTCCTTATATAAAATTCTTCTCATATCAACTTGTTCATTATCTTGGCAACACAAAAGTTCCCTAAAAGGATCATGTTTAATTTTTACTCGCTCCTGCACCTCCTGGTCCCACCACCAAGCTTCCTTCTGCACCTGAACCTTTCTTCAGGTAACCCCTAACATACCTGTAGCTACATTTCTGATTGTACAGGCCAATCAATTCCACATTCTATTAACATCCTTATCATAAAATCTGTCTTTTGCCAACCCAATCCTTTCTTTAAAAATACCTACTTTGTCTCCCTTTAGATTTTTCCATAAAATGTTCGGTGTCACCTCTCTATTATCTTGTACTACTCTTTTCCTTATACATATATCCATTACCAATAAACGATGTTGAGTAGTACATGCCTCACTCGGGAATACTTTATAATCTTTACAATCCATGTTGCCTTTTCTCATAAGAAGATAATCGATTTATGAGTTACAACCTCCACTCCTAAAAGTAATCAGATGATCATCCCTTTTTTTAAAACAagaattaataatcattaattcATGTGCCAAAGCACACTCCAAAAGATCCCACCCACTCTTGTTCCTCAACCCAAAACTAAAACCCCCATGAATGCCTACATAACCATCTGATTGTTCGCCAATATGACCATTAAAATCACCTCCTATATATAAATTCTGGTCCCTAGGTATCAACCTAACTATTTCATCCAAATAATCTCAAAAAATCTTTCTCGCTAACTCACTCAAACCAATATGGGGTGCATACACACTTACAAAATTAACGATCTCTTCATTAACTACGAGTTTAATCTTCATAATCCTATCACTGACTCTACTCACTTCTACTATATTCTCCTTCAAGAGAGAACTTATCAAAATACCCACACCATTCCTTGTATTACCAACCCCTGAATACCACAATTTAAACCTGTTAGCTTCCTTAGTACTACTACCCTTCCACTTAGTTTCCTGAATGCAAATCACATCTACCTTTTTTTTCTTTAACATATCCACAAGTTCTAAAAATTTCCCGGTCAGAGAACCTACATTCAGCGTACCTACTCGAAAATAGACATTAGTTGACCTTTGCCCCTCCCGAGAAACTCTTCTCCCTAAATTACTACCACTATCACCACCACCATCCCTATTTCTTACCAAATCCATCAATTAAAGATAACTCTATTACACGAAAACACACAACTTATAAATGAAAAACACACACAATATAACAAGAAACTATAAAATGCAAATaaactataaataaataaataacaaggaAATATATCTAATGACAACTCCTATAGATACCCTAATTATCAAACCTGATGACAAGGCTTTCATCTCCCTGTATTTCTTTTAATATTGGCCCTTTTATTTTGGTACTATCGGAGAATCTAGTCCATTTAGAGGAAATTTGTACACCAGTTGAAGTATATTTATATGTGGTTGTGTTTGTTTGGTGGCGGATCAAGTAAGGAGTTGTTTGCCAAACCCGGAGAACTGGGGGAGAAAAACAACAAAGTAATTACGAGTAAACCGGGATGGCAACATGTTTGTATATTGCTTTGGATGAATAAACCACAGTTTTCTTCGATAAAGGAAGGACGTTTgtattatttaatataaaagatCATATCTCTTCTCTCgcatttatttttcataaatgaaataaTAACACAGAAAGAAATTCAGAAATTGTGTATGTTAGAGAGTAGAGGGGGTAGATAAGATTAGAGATGGCCGGAAATGAATGGATAAATGGTTATTTGGGAAAGTTTGGTGGCTAAAGGGGTGCCATGGATATATTTGAGGGTGATACAAGAAATGTATTTTCAGGTAAGGACGTGTGTTCGAACACCGGTTGGGGATGCTCATTACTTTCCGGTAGGAATAGGACTTCACCAAGGATCCTCGCTAAGCCCATTTCTTTTCACAGTTATAATGGATGTTCTAACTAGGGGTATTCAGGATAGTGTACCTTGGTGTATGCTATTCGCGGATGATATAGTCATAATTAAGGAGACAAGGGTTGCAGTTAATGTAACATTAGAGCGATGGAGGTATATATTGGAGTCTAATGGATTACGGATTAGTCGATCTATGACGGAATTTTTGTGGTGTAACATTAGTAATCTACCGAATGGTGAGGGGGTGGATGTTCTGATGGCCGATCAAGTATTGCCCCCCAAAGATAATTTCAGGTATCTGGGTTCCGTTTTGCATAAGGAAGGGGGGATAGATGCGGATGTTACACATCGTATCAAATCAGGATGGCTAAAATGGAGGGCTGCTACAGGAATATTATGTGATAGGAGGGTTCCTTTCAGAGTAAAAGGAAAACTTTCTAGGGTAGCGATCAGACCGGCCTTGTTATACGGGTCGGAGTGCTGGGCATTGAAAAAGGCTCAAGAGTGTAGGTTAGAGGTGGCGGAAATGAGAATATTAAAGTGGATTTATGGACGTACCATGTTGGATAGATTGTCAAATGGTTTTTTCAGGAATAAATTATGAGTTGCGCCTATTGCAGAAAAAGTGAGGGAAGGTCGATTGTGTTAGTTTGGGCATATTAGGCGAAGAAGGATAGCTACTCCAGTGCGCAGGGTGGAGGATTTAGTGGTATCAGAATCAAGAAGGAGAGGGAGGCCAAGGAGGACTTGGGTTGATCTACTCACGCTGGACTTAAGGGCCCTAAACCTCAGTGCTGACATGACCTCATATAGGAGATCTTGGCGTAGGAGGATAAGGGTGGCAGATTAGTTTGGACTTTCGTAGTTTGTATGTGTAGTTTGTAATTTAGTGCACTTTTTGGTagttggtaataattttatttgTCTAGTACTTATACTTCATAAGTTTGGTAGTTTATTCTCATAGTTATTAATAGTCTTAGTTGCTCGTGTAGATGCTACAGTGTCATTTTTTAATGCCATATGACTAATTACATGATATGGTAGATGGATTGTGTGCTGTTTTAGTTTTTTTGATAGGTTTGTGGTACTTCAAATATTTAGTTTGGAGAGTGATCTCCAAGGGAAATATGGCGTTTGAGGCATCAAAAGGAGTGCAGTAGGAGAAATAGAAGAGGCTTACAACAATGAACCAATGAACGAAGCTTTTTACGGTAAGTCCAATGTGAAGAAGGACATGGGCTGAGATATTGTATCATTGTTTATCTTTGCCTCGCTTTCCGTAATTATGTTTATGGATCATTGCTTACCTAGGACACACATATTTGTGCATACACACAAGTCGTTGGTCTTTTAAGGAAACAACCTCTTGATTCTTTAGAATGAGGGTAAGGCTGCGTACGATACACCATCCCCAGACACTGCCCTAGGTGGTATTATTATGTAcgattgattgattgattgaaAAAAGTTATTATAAATGTAACTCAATTCTTTTTCTTAACATTGACATTTAATTCTGAAAGGGATAATTCTTGTTATGGAGGTCATGTACAAACAAATACAAGTGGCATTCCATGTCAatctatatacatatatagaagaaaaatgggatacttattgtACGGTTTTAAGTTTTAACAAAAGTTTGTTCAAAAAACATATAAGAAATAaaaatgaagaaacagggaaatataaattattaccttaaccttgttaaacaacatcaattcatgaaaACCTCCAAATCTTATCTACTTAATCCTCCACCAATTTATTTGGAGATTTGTTTAACCTTAGAACACCAAAACACTTTTTTATAGAAAATACAAAAAACACCAAAATACTATTTTATAGCCATGTACAAGTTTATTTTGTTTGTAAGGCTGCGCCCACTTGTGCTtgtattagggttttacctaccttttttaTAAACTCCATTTTGCAGGCCCAgttgtatatcatgggtttcaatgggccCAATATAGTTCAAATTTTTGATTCAATATACTTTGCTCCATGTATTATgtaaattaattggatgtggatgtagaaGCCTAAAGAagtattactctaatttattttgtgtTGTAAATAAAATGACATTCTAAAAATCAAGTGGTAAGCAGTGTATAAAAAACATAACTTCAAAATGACATTTTTTCGAAAATTCTATATTTTATATAGTGAGATTATATATAAACCACCTATTCACctcaattaacaataatatatgtactaatccaaccctaactaacaataataaattatttgtcatgcacaaaataatatttacataaccacatttaatcaaattaaatttctataGGTATAAGATAGGATAAAAAAAATTTGACAAAAATTTATACGTATGAGAAAAATGATACGgtttataaaaatatttactaattgctttttttatttaaacataagaattaaaatgaatgataatatgactgttgatttttatttaattattaatcaattttattttgaaattataatggtctgacttgaccatatgtactttgacgtaattataatgaatatttttaatattttcaactgtaataaaaatttattattgaaaaccatgcttatatttttttaactcaaaattttcaatagaaaagttttctaataaattttaTTTAGGAGTGGAGGCAAAGTCAGCCCACTTTGTATTTTTTTGCTAGCATTCACAAAAAGGTACACAAAGACATTATTTTGTctaatatgtaccaaaatataattccattatgattttaagatgaataaggaggataggttcatatattagttctcgaatttcttttttgaataaaattataaatattaaactttaattcaaaaaaatatattttaaaaagatatgtaaaattatgaattttagatgaaaaagtaaaaaaaaatatgtgttatgggacggtgattatggctaactaagA
This window encodes:
- the LOC141702640 gene encoding uncharacterized protein LOC141702640 is translated as MDLVRNRDGGGDSGSNLGRRVSREGQRSTNVYFRVGTLNVGSLTGKFLELVDMLKKKKVDVICIQETKWKGSSTKEANRFKLWYSGVGNTRNGVGILISSLLKENIVEVSRVSDRIMKIKLVVNEEIVNFVSVYAPHIGLSELARKIF